The Puntigrus tetrazona isolate hp1 unplaced genomic scaffold, ASM1883169v1 S000000401, whole genome shotgun sequence genome includes a window with the following:
- the smad4a gene encoding mothers against decapentaplegic homolog 4a isoform X1, with protein sequence MSITNTPTSNDACLSIVHSLMCHRQGGESETFAKRAIESLVKKLKEKKDELDSLITAITTNGAHPSKCVTIQRTLDGRLQVAGRKGFPHVIYARLWRWPDLHKNELKHVKYCQFAFDLKCDSVCVNPYHYERVVSPGIDLSGLTLSGSGPSGLMVKDEYDYEGQQSLPSSEGHMQTIQHPPSRAVAPEPFNTPAMLPPAEGSGSASTSAFSSIAVGSTTQPNSVLSGSHSSDGLLQIASGTGQGSQQNGFPPGQPSTYHHNATSTWTRNSSFTPSVPHHQNGHLQHHTPMTHPAHFWPVHNEIAFQPPISNHPAPEYWCSIAYFEMDVQVGETFKVPSSCPVVTVDGYVDPSGGDRFCLGQLSNVHRTEAIERARLHIGKGVQLECKGEGDVWVRCLSDHAVFVQSYYLDREAGRAPGDAVHKIYPSAYIKVFDLRQCHRQMQQQAATAQAAAAAQAAAVAGNIPGPGSVGGIAPAISLSAAGIGVDDLRRLCILRMSFVKGWGPDYPRQSIKETPCWIEIHLHRALQLLDEVLHTMPIADPTPLD encoded by the exons ATGTCCATCACGAACACGCCCACCAGTAACGACGCCTGCCTGAGCATCGTGCACAGCCTGATGTGTCACAGACAGGGCGGCGAGAGCGAGACCTTCGCCAAGCGGGCCATCGAGAGTCTGGTGAAGAAACTGAAGGAGAAGAAAGACGAGCTGGATTCGCTCATCACCGCCATCACCACCAACGGAGCTCATCCCAGCAAATGTGTGACCATACAGAGAACACTAGACGGACGTCTGCAG GTGGCCGGCCGTAAAGGATTTCCTCATGTCATTTATGCACGGTTATGGCGGTGGCCGGACCTTCATAAGAACGAGCTGAAACACGTCAAGTACTGCCAGTTTGCCTTCGACCTGAAGtgtgacagcgtgtgtgtgaACCCCTACCACTACGAGAGAGTCGTGTCTCCGGGAATAG ATTTATCTGGACTTACTCTGTCGGGCTCTG gtccGTCGGGTCTGATGGTGAAGGATGAGTACGATTATGAAGGGCAGCAGTCTCTGCCCAGCTCTGAGGGACACATGCAGACGATTCAGCACCCTCCCTCTCGAGCGGTGGCCCCGGAGCCCTTCAACACGCCCGCCATGCTCCcgccagcagagggcagcgGCTCGGCCTCCACCTCCGCCTTCTCCAGCATCGCCGTGGGATCCACAA CTCAGCCCAATAGCGTTCTCTCAGGAAGTCACAGCAGCGATGGTCTGCTGCAGATTGCCTCTGGGACGGGGCAGGGCTCACAGCAGAACGGCTTCCCGCCCGGCCAGCCCTCCACGTACCACCACA ACGCCACCTCCACCTGGACCAGGAACAGCAGCTTCACGCCCAGCGTGCCTCACCATCAGAACGGACACCTCCAGCATCACACACCCATGACCCATCCGGCACACTTCT GGCCCGTTCACAATGAAATCGCGTTTCAGCCGCCGATCTCCAACCACCCCG CTCCGGAGTACTGGTGCTCCATCGCTTACTTCGAAATGGACGTCCAAGTGGGCGAGACTTTTAAGGTCCCCTCCTCCTGTCCCGTCGTGACCGTGGACGGCTACGTGGATCCGTCCGGAGGAGACCGCTTCTGCCTCGGACAGCTCAGCAACGTCCACCGGACGGAGGCCATCGAGAGGGCGAG GCTGCACATCGGGAAGGGCGTCCAGCTGGAATGCAAAGGCGAGGGCGATGTTTGGGTCCGGTGTCTGAGCGATCACGCCGTCTTCGTCCAGAGCTACTACCTGGATCGAGAAGCCGGCCGCGCTCCGGGAGACGCCGTGCACAAGATTTACCCCAGCGCCTACATCAAG GTGTTTGATCTGCGTCAGTGTCACAGACAGATGCAGCAGCAGGCGGCGACGGCTCAAGCGGCGGCGGCCGCTCAGGCGGCAGCGGTGGCCGGAAACATCCCGGGCCCCGGGTCCGTCGGGGGAATCGCTCCGGCTATCA GTCTGTCGGCGGCTGGCATCGGTGTGGACGACCTCCGCCGCCTCTGTATCCTGCGCATGAGTTTCGTCAAGGGCTGGGGTCCTGATTATCCTCGACAGAGCATCAAAGAGACGCCGTGCTGGATCGAGATCCACCTGCACCGCGCTCTGCAGCTGCTGGACGAGGTGCTGCACACCATGCCCATCGCCGACCCCACGCCGCTCGACTGA
- the smad4a gene encoding mothers against decapentaplegic homolog 4a isoform X2, whose product MSITNTPTSNDACLSIVHSLMCHRQGGESETFAKRAIESLVKKLKEKKDELDSLITAITTNGAHPSKCVTIQRTLDGRLQVAGRKGFPHVIYARLWRWPDLHKNELKHVKYCQFAFDLKCDSVCVNPYHYERVVSPGIDLSGLTLSGSGPSGLMVKDEYDYEGQQSLPSSEGHMQTIQHPPSRAVAPEPFNTPAMLPPAEGSGSASTSAFSSIAVGSTNATSTWTRNSSFTPSVPHHQNGHLQHHTPMTHPAHFWPVHNEIAFQPPISNHPAPEYWCSIAYFEMDVQVGETFKVPSSCPVVTVDGYVDPSGGDRFCLGQLSNVHRTEAIERARLHIGKGVQLECKGEGDVWVRCLSDHAVFVQSYYLDREAGRAPGDAVHKIYPSAYIKVFDLRQCHRQMQQQAATAQAAAAAQAAAVAGNIPGPGSVGGIAPAISLSAAGIGVDDLRRLCILRMSFVKGWGPDYPRQSIKETPCWIEIHLHRALQLLDEVLHTMPIADPTPLD is encoded by the exons ATGTCCATCACGAACACGCCCACCAGTAACGACGCCTGCCTGAGCATCGTGCACAGCCTGATGTGTCACAGACAGGGCGGCGAGAGCGAGACCTTCGCCAAGCGGGCCATCGAGAGTCTGGTGAAGAAACTGAAGGAGAAGAAAGACGAGCTGGATTCGCTCATCACCGCCATCACCACCAACGGAGCTCATCCCAGCAAATGTGTGACCATACAGAGAACACTAGACGGACGTCTGCAG GTGGCCGGCCGTAAAGGATTTCCTCATGTCATTTATGCACGGTTATGGCGGTGGCCGGACCTTCATAAGAACGAGCTGAAACACGTCAAGTACTGCCAGTTTGCCTTCGACCTGAAGtgtgacagcgtgtgtgtgaACCCCTACCACTACGAGAGAGTCGTGTCTCCGGGAATAG ATTTATCTGGACTTACTCTGTCGGGCTCTG gtccGTCGGGTCTGATGGTGAAGGATGAGTACGATTATGAAGGGCAGCAGTCTCTGCCCAGCTCTGAGGGACACATGCAGACGATTCAGCACCCTCCCTCTCGAGCGGTGGCCCCGGAGCCCTTCAACACGCCCGCCATGCTCCcgccagcagagggcagcgGCTCGGCCTCCACCTCCGCCTTCTCCAGCATCGCCGTGGGATCCACAA ACGCCACCTCCACCTGGACCAGGAACAGCAGCTTCACGCCCAGCGTGCCTCACCATCAGAACGGACACCTCCAGCATCACACACCCATGACCCATCCGGCACACTTCT GGCCCGTTCACAATGAAATCGCGTTTCAGCCGCCGATCTCCAACCACCCCG CTCCGGAGTACTGGTGCTCCATCGCTTACTTCGAAATGGACGTCCAAGTGGGCGAGACTTTTAAGGTCCCCTCCTCCTGTCCCGTCGTGACCGTGGACGGCTACGTGGATCCGTCCGGAGGAGACCGCTTCTGCCTCGGACAGCTCAGCAACGTCCACCGGACGGAGGCCATCGAGAGGGCGAG GCTGCACATCGGGAAGGGCGTCCAGCTGGAATGCAAAGGCGAGGGCGATGTTTGGGTCCGGTGTCTGAGCGATCACGCCGTCTTCGTCCAGAGCTACTACCTGGATCGAGAAGCCGGCCGCGCTCCGGGAGACGCCGTGCACAAGATTTACCCCAGCGCCTACATCAAG GTGTTTGATCTGCGTCAGTGTCACAGACAGATGCAGCAGCAGGCGGCGACGGCTCAAGCGGCGGCGGCCGCTCAGGCGGCAGCGGTGGCCGGAAACATCCCGGGCCCCGGGTCCGTCGGGGGAATCGCTCCGGCTATCA GTCTGTCGGCGGCTGGCATCGGTGTGGACGACCTCCGCCGCCTCTGTATCCTGCGCATGAGTTTCGTCAAGGGCTGGGGTCCTGATTATCCTCGACAGAGCATCAAAGAGACGCCGTGCTGGATCGAGATCCACCTGCACCGCGCTCTGCAGCTGCTGGACGAGGTGCTGCACACCATGCCCATCGCCGACCCCACGCCGCTCGACTGA